DNA sequence from the Leptospiraceae bacterium genome:
AATTATAGTCAATTAAAAATATAATAATATCAATCATTTTATGAAAAAAGATCAATTTAATGAATTATTCTCTTACCTCGGTCTCAGCCAGAGGGCCTTTGCAAAAAAATACGATCTCCCGCAACCTACTCTAAGTAATATTGTAAATGGTAAAATGAAAGCCCTGCCGGTTGAGGTTATCTACCGGGTGCATAAGGATTTCGGCATCAGCCTGAAATGGCTCGTCTCCGGGGAAGGGGACATGCTCGAAGCCCAGAACAGCGAAGCCCTGACCGAAGAGGAACAGAAACTCTTCCGGGAAATCCGCAGAGATCCGAGGATGCTTTCTGCAATTAATGGAATATTAGAAAGTCTGAAAAAGATATTTTAGACGGTGCTTCCCAAACCGACTTTCCGAAGTAGGAGGCTTAACCCTCCGGCTTGGGAAAGGGGGTTTTTCACTTGCACTTTTTTATCTCTAAACCGATATTGCAATCATGGAACTAAGCGCGATTCCCAAAAAAGCCTCTAAATTTGTAGAGATTGATTCTGCTGTGAAATTTGACATCCCGGTGTCTCCCGATCACGAATTTTTTACGAACTTTGAGGATGTCCGTGGTGAATTTAATGAGAACCTCATCTACAGTGCTTTAAACGTTTCAGAGGCGCCGGAAACCAGTATTTATACCTATAACGAAACAAATCCTTTTAACAAGTCCCTGGTTTTTTTAGCAGGACACAGGGGTTCGGGCAAGACTTCCGAAATCCAGAAATGGGTGCAAAAACTCGATAACCCGGACTGCTTTTTATGTATCACCTGCAACATTGATAAGGGTCTGGATAAGAACGATGTGGAATATACTGATATTCTAATATTTCAACTGGAGCAACTTTTTAAAAGACTCGAAGAAAAAAATATACTGGTGGAAAGTGATATTCTGGAGGAAATGCAGGCCTGGTATGCAGAAACGATTCGTGAAGTAAATAAGAAGCTTACGAGTAAAATGGAAATCGAAGCGGGACTGGAAACCAAAGCCAGTATTCCTTTTTTATCCAAACTTTTCATGAATTTAAAAGCCGGGATCCTGGGAAGCACGGAAAGAGCGACTGTTATTCGCAGTACTATTAAGAACAATTTTAGTGAGTTTGCTTCGAAATTTAATATGTTTATTTACAGGATAAATGAACTTATTAAGACCCAGAAAGTTGCCCGCGAAGTTTTCTTTGTGGTAGACGGTCTGGAAAAAACCATGAGTACGGAATCGAGACGTAAAATCATTATGGAAGAGTCCAACCGTATCCAGGAAATCAAGGTAAACACCCTATTTACCCTGCCGGTTGAGTTAATGAGTGAACAAAGGCGACTGGAGAATTTTAGCACTATCATTCCCTTTCCTTTTGTAAAACTTATAGAGAGAGATGGTGCAAGGGTTGAAAAAGCAATAGAACGATACAGGCAATTTATTTATAAGCGGGTTTCGAAAGAACTTTTTGATTCCGATGAAACGGTAGAGAAAGTTGTTCTTACCAGTGGTGGTTCTCCACGGGAATTATTAAGAATATTAGAATATACTGCTTTTTATAGTGATAAACAGAAAGGGATTCTAACAAGAGATGCCCTGAACAAAGCAGTAAAACACCTTGCCGCAGATGCCTCCCGTTATCTTACCGATAAGGATATTGAAATTTTAAAAAAAATTAAACTGGCAAATGAAAAAGGGATTCCTATACTTTTTATGGATGGGCTTCAGGACCTATTGGAGAAGTTAATTGTTTTTGAATATAATACCGGCACCTACAAACGTGTGAACCCGGTCATCGAAGAATCGGATATTTATAAATTCTATGTCGCGGGATAAGATTGAAAAGTTTGAAGAGCAATATAGCTTTTTAAGGCGTATTTTAGAAGTCGAAGGCTTTCGTCTTATCTTTTTGGAAACCAATTCGGGTAAGATTATCTCCAAAGCTTTGGAACTGGAACTAAAAAAAGACTATCCTGAAAGAAAACTGAGCTACCTGAAAACGAAGGGGAAAAGTTACCGAGAAATCGTAGATGCCTTCTATGAAGCTTCGGAAGGTTTTGTTTTTATCACAGACTTTTATGAAATCCTGAACAATGAAGAACTGCTTGTAGGCTTTAACCAGAGGCGGGATAAATTCGCCGAGTTTCCGATAGCCCTGTTTTTGTTCCTTCGCAGGGGTGATGTGCCTCTCTGTGTAAAAAAATTGCCCGATTTGTGGTCTTACCGTTCGTATATTATGGATCTGCAATATATTTCAGAAGCCAGGGATTTTAGCTTATCTAAATTAAACTATGATCTCATTGATTTACTGGAAATAGAGAAACCTTCAAAAGAAGAAAAGAAACACTACGAAGCAAAAGTTAAGAATCTCGAAGCAAAGCTTGCTATTTTAAAAGAGAATATACAGGATGATTTCCAGAGAACCATACTTCTACCGGAGCTAATTTCCTATTATGAAAAACTTTCCGATTATGAAAGGGCTTTAGAACACACGGAAAAATTCTGTAGCATTTATGAAAAAACCGGCAAGAAAAATAGAGATTGGGAGAATAAGAAAGAATTCTATAAAGCATTAAAACTTATTTATAATCAAGAAGAAGCTGAAACTGCCAGAGAAATACTTGGCAGGTTGATTGAAAAGGATGAAAATAATTTTTCCCTGTATTATTACAGGGCTATCTGCTTTATAATATTAGGAAATTCAAAGGAAGCAGAAGAGGATATAAAACAGGCTATCAAACTCAATCCGGATTCTCCTCAGAATTATTTTATAAGCGGGATTGCTTATTATAATCAGGGCAAACTTGAGGAAGCGATAGGAGCCTACTCGAAGGCAATAGAAATAAAGCCGGATGAACACGAGGCCTATAACAACCGCGGGATTGCTTATAAGAATCAGGGAAAACTTGAGGAAGCGATAGGGGACTACTCGAAAGCCATAGAGATTAAGCCGGATGACCACGATGCCTATTACAACCGCGGGAATGCTTATGTAAATCAGGGCAAGTATGAGGAAGCTATAGCTGACTACTCGAAAGCCATAGAGATAAAGCCGGATTATGCCAGTGCCTATTATACCCGCGGGCTTGCTTATTTTAATCAGGGCAAATATGAGGAAGCGATAGGGGACTACTCGAAAGCGATAGAGTTAAAGCCGGATTACCACCAGGCCTATTACAACCGCGGGAATGCTTATGATGATTTGGGCAAACTTGAGGAAGCGATTGCCGACTGGACGAAAGCCATAGAAATAAAGCCGGATAAGCACGAGGCCTATAACAACCGCGGGAATGCTTATGCGAAGCAGGAGGGATATGGTAAGGCTTACGAGGATTACAAGAAAGCTCTTGAAATAAAACCGGATTTTGAAAGTGCCTATTACAACCTGGCCTGTCTTTTTGCCCTGCAAAATAAAAAAGAAGAGTCTTACGATTATCTAAAACAGGCTATCGAGCTAAATACAAAGTATAAGCAAATGGCGAAAGAGGACGAGGACTTCAAGCTCTTTTGGGAAGACGAAGAGTTTCGGAGGATGACGGGGTAGAAGCATCGGTACTTCGACTCGCCGTTGGCTCGCTCAGTAACCGACGGCATATTGAAGCCGGAGGAAGGGGAATCATAAATGCAGCGTGAACGAAAATTGATTCGATTGAAAAATTATGATTATTCAACACCGGGTGCATATTTTATAAGCATCTGTGTCCACAATCGTTTATCTGTATTTGGTAATATTATAAATACCCGTATGGAATTAAATTCCTGCGGACAAATTGTAGAACAACAATGGAAATGGTTATTTGATCAATACGATTATTTAAAAATCGATGAATATTGTATCATGCCAAATCATTTTCACGGAATTATTTGGATAAGATCCGAAAACGTCATGGATGATGTAGGGAACGACGTAGGGAACGATGTAGGGAACAGTCGCGACTGTTCCCTACATGGTCGACAAACAAAAATAAAACCAATACCGGAATTGGTCGGTGCATTTAAAACAACGTCATCAAAATTAATTCATTTATCGGGGAATGAATCATTCAAATGGCAGAAATCATTTCATGATAGAATCATCAGAAACGAAACGGAATTATACCGGATTCAAAAATATATCATTGAGAATCCGATTCATTGGAATGAAGATGATTATTATTCTTGAACCGAGGGAAATCTGGTTATTCCTTACCAGAACCTGGTTGTTGAGGCCGGGTGGAATTATGCATTTATAAGAATCTCACCATATTCCTCATAATCTTCAATAAATTCTTTAAAGTCTTTTAAGCGACAAAACCCGGACATATTAATTTTCTTATGTTCTAACCTGGTAAGTTCTCTTAAAAACAGGTGATAATCTAAAACCACATTTTCTGTTTCGTTTAGAAGAATATAATCGAAGGCTCTCTTATTGTCCTGCTGACTTTGTATAAATTCTTCGATTACACTCTCCGGGTTTCTATGAATACAATATAAAATATGGTAGCGTATAATATGTTGACTTATTTTACGTATTCGATTTGCTCTATGAAAGTTTAAATCCTCTTCATCAGATAATCCACCTAAAAGAGAAATGTAGCAATTGATATCTGCATCAAAACGATTCTCTGAAAGGTAATTCAGAATTTCAATATTTTCTACTTTCCTTAGTTTCTTATAGGCTATAATTATTTTACCGGGAACATTCTCAAACTTCATTTTCTTTTGTCATAATTGCTTTGTATAAAACTTACCAGCTCTTTTTGATTTTTAGACTTTGCCGGAAGAGGTTTAAGAATAAAAATAATTCTTTTTATTCCTTTAATAGAAAGAATTATTTCTTCCAACCTCTGGTCTTCTATGCTGATAAAGCGACCATGTATTTTCTCATATAACCAAATACAAACCCTATCATAGAGAGTAAAAGAAGGTTCTGAAACTCTACTAATTGCTTTTGACATCTCTCGATACGTATCAGAGAAATTCTCTCTCGCTTTTATTTTCCTCGTTTCGGGTGTATTGAACAAAAAGGGTTGTTCATCTTTCATTTTTTACCTCATAAACCAAGATACAAATGTTTAGCTTCTACTGCAAGCTTTAATTCATTTTTTTGGGAATCAGAATTGACATTTGTGCTGGGAGGCATAATGTCAGCAAGGGATTTATATCATAGCACAGGCCGGAGGGAAGGAATTGCTGAATGCATCCAGAAAGAAAATTGATTCGATTGAAAAATTATGATTATTCAACACCGGGTGCATATTTTATAAGCATCTGTGTCCACAATCGTTTATCTGTATTTGGCAATATTGTAAATACCCGTATGGAATTAAATTCCTGCGGACAAATTGTAGAACAACAATGGAAATGGTTATTTGAACAATACGATTATTTAAAAATCGATGAATATTGTATCATGCCAAATCATTTTCAAGGAATTATATGGATAAGGTCCGATGACGATATAAACAATGACGACGTAGGGAACAGTCGCGACTGTTCCCTGCATGGTCGTGACTATTCCCTACATGGTTCCATTTTTACATCGCAGTTTTGTAATAAAATTTCAATTGAATAATTTTAAATAATTAAAATAGTTGGAGTTTCGGGTAAGGAGACCGTATTATGAAAAAGTTTTTTCTCGTTTTATTTTTAATTCTGCAAATCCACGTATATTCAGAAGAGGTAATCGATTATGATGCTGACTTTCAAAAAAAAAGTGATAACGCAAAATCTGAAATAGATTCATTGGTCAAATTAAGAAAATTGGAAGTAGACAAACTCAGAAATAAAATCAAAGAACTTGAACTAAAGAATCAGGGAAATCTAAATCAATCTGAGAAAGAAAAATTAGATCTACAAAAAAAGTTAAATGAATGCAAGCAGGCAAAAAATGAACTAGAGAAAAGCTTAGCTAATTTAAAAGAGAGGCTGCAAATTTCCGAAGATCAAAACTCTCAGATAAAGAAAGATTATAACTTGTTAAAAGAAAAAAATAATACATTAGAATCCGAGTTGGAGGATTTAAAAACCGAACAAAAAAAACTTAAGGATTTTTCACAGGGATTATCTTCTTATATAAAAGAGATAAAAACAAAAGAAGATAAAATCAATAAACAATATGAAGATTTAAGAAAGGCTATTACTTCCACTATAAAACCCGAGGAAGGGGAAGTTAATATTACTAAAAATGGAGACTTAACCAGGCTCGTAATCAACCTGAGTGAAGCTGCTTCTTTTAATTCCGGCTCTGTTATTATTAAAAAACAGGGGAAGCCACTTTTAGATTCTATTTTTAAAATAATAACTAAATATCCCGGTTATCATATTTACATAGAAGGCCATACCGATAATGTTCCTATTCATACAGAACAGATTAAGGATAACTGGGAACTGTCTACCAAGAGAGCCTTGAGTGTTCTTGGCTATGTTCTGAAGAAAAATCCGGGCTTAGAACCCAAAAGGTTTTCTGCTTCAGGCTATGGTGAATTCCATCCTCTTGATACCAATACTACCGATGCAGGAAGAAAAAGAAATAGAAGAGTCGATATTATTGTTACCTACTGGTAAACTTGTTTGGGATAACAGATATATTAGAAAATACGTAACTACTCAGTAAAAAAAGACCCTTAATCTAAAAAAAATTGTTTATTCCACTACAGATGTCAATGAAACGGCAATGCGCAATAAGCAAAGCCATATTTCAAACTGTTGAAAAGTTGTATCCCGGGAAAATATTCAAAAGCTCATTCCGTTTTAAAAAGGGAATGAGGCTAAAAATACAGTAAGAAGTGGATTTCATGACATCTATTTCCTGTATAAATGCTATTATAATAGCTTTTTTCGCTTGGATAAATAAAAAAATCGAGTTATG
Encoded proteins:
- a CDS encoding helix-turn-helix domain-containing protein; amino-acid sequence: MKKDQFNELFSYLGLSQRAFAKKYDLPQPTLSNIVNGKMKALPVEVIYRVHKDFGISLKWLVSGEGDMLEAQNSEALTEEEQKLFREIRRDPRMLSAINGILESLKKIF
- a CDS encoding tetratricopeptide repeat protein, which encodes MSRDKIEKFEEQYSFLRRILEVEGFRLIFLETNSGKIISKALELELKKDYPERKLSYLKTKGKSYREIVDAFYEASEGFVFITDFYEILNNEELLVGFNQRRDKFAEFPIALFLFLRRGDVPLCVKKLPDLWSYRSYIMDLQYISEARDFSLSKLNYDLIDLLEIEKPSKEEKKHYEAKVKNLEAKLAILKENIQDDFQRTILLPELISYYEKLSDYERALEHTEKFCSIYEKTGKKNRDWENKKEFYKALKLIYNQEEAETAREILGRLIEKDENNFSLYYYRAICFIILGNSKEAEEDIKQAIKLNPDSPQNYFISGIAYYNQGKLEEAIGAYSKAIEIKPDEHEAYNNRGIAYKNQGKLEEAIGDYSKAIEIKPDDHDAYYNRGNAYVNQGKYEEAIADYSKAIEIKPDYASAYYTRGLAYFNQGKYEEAIGDYSKAIELKPDYHQAYYNRGNAYDDLGKLEEAIADWTKAIEIKPDKHEAYNNRGNAYAKQEGYGKAYEDYKKALEIKPDFESAYYNLACLFALQNKKEESYDYLKQAIELNTKYKQMAKEDEDFKLFWEDEEFRRMTG
- a CDS encoding OmpA family protein, with the translated sequence MKKFFLVLFLILQIHVYSEEVIDYDADFQKKSDNAKSEIDSLVKLRKLEVDKLRNKIKELELKNQGNLNQSEKEKLDLQKKLNECKQAKNELEKSLANLKERLQISEDQNSQIKKDYNLLKEKNNTLESELEDLKTEQKKLKDFSQGLSSYIKEIKTKEDKINKQYEDLRKAITSTIKPEEGEVNITKNGDLTRLVINLSEAASFNSGSVIIKKQGKPLLDSIFKIITKYPGYHIYIEGHTDNVPIHTEQIKDNWELSTKRALSVLGYVLKKNPGLEPKRFSASGYGEFHPLDTNTTDAGRKRNRRVDIIVTYW